In Coleofasciculus chthonoplastes PCC 7420, a single genomic region encodes these proteins:
- a CDS encoding J domain-containing protein, producing MLDVERYYRVLDLDPSASPEEVHQGYLDMTWVWHPDRFVGHPRLQQKAQYKLQELNEAHECLRYKSAANGRKMGRKSKYSASPPSARHAPSPGLSKSPTQRKPGKKAPPTVNTSKAPIHFKANPIDDWLD from the coding sequence ATGTTAGACGTAGAACGATACTACCGAGTCTTAGACCTAGACCCTAGTGCCTCACCCGAGGAAGTCCACCAAGGGTATCTAGACATGACGTGGGTATGGCACCCTGACCGTTTTGTGGGTCATCCCCGTCTACAACAGAAAGCCCAGTACAAGTTACAAGAACTGAATGAAGCCCATGAATGTTTGCGTTATAAATCGGCGGCTAACGGCAGAAAAATGGGTCGTAAGTCAAAATACTCAGCCTCACCACCGTCAGCCCGTCATGCACCATCTCCAGGTTTATCCAAATCGCCAACCCAACGGAAGCCAGGAAAAAAGGCTCCGCCAACGGTTAACACGAGTAAAGCACCGATTCATTTTAAAGCCAATCCCATTGATGATTGGTTAGATTAA
- a CDS encoding ABC transporter substrate-binding protein, whose translation MKIRTIVTWFTLFFVSLTIAVSCTPATDVSTSESPSTTAVQMGFSAWPGWFPWQIAEEEQLFAANDVKVDLKWFDGYLDSINALAAGQLDANTQTLNDTISSVAAGSDQVIVLVNDNSTGNDKIIVREEINDIKDLQGKTVAVEAGTVDHFLLLLGLEKAGLSPDDVEIKPLETGAASAAFVAGQVDAVGVFAPFTTKALERPGSKELFSSKDFPGAIPDHLVVSRQMLEERPEAVQALVNTWFDTLDFMNENSDKSLQILAKRAGVTVDEYKDYDAGTTIFSIEDNLAAFEPGDDMTSLPYAAQEISTFLVENGLIEQAPDLDKLLDDRFVKAYAEKQKT comes from the coding sequence ATGAAAATCCGAACTATTGTTACCTGGTTTACCTTATTTTTTGTCAGTTTAACGATTGCGGTTAGCTGTACTCCTGCTACTGATGTCTCTACCTCTGAATCCCCTTCAACAACAGCCGTTCAGATGGGATTCAGTGCGTGGCCCGGTTGGTTTCCCTGGCAAATCGCTGAGGAAGAACAACTCTTTGCCGCCAATGATGTGAAAGTGGATTTGAAGTGGTTTGATGGCTATCTGGATTCAATTAATGCCCTAGCCGCAGGTCAGTTAGATGCCAATACCCAAACCTTGAATGACACGATTAGCTCTGTGGCGGCTGGCTCAGATCAAGTCATTGTTTTGGTCAATGATAATTCAACCGGAAATGACAAAATTATTGTTCGTGAGGAAATTAATGACATAAAGGATTTGCAAGGAAAAACGGTTGCTGTAGAAGCGGGTACAGTTGATCATTTTCTTTTACTTTTAGGATTAGAAAAAGCTGGATTATCTCCAGATGATGTGGAAATCAAACCCTTAGAAACGGGGGCAGCCTCTGCCGCCTTTGTTGCCGGACAGGTGGATGCTGTAGGTGTATTTGCGCCGTTTACAACCAAGGCATTAGAACGTCCAGGGAGTAAAGAGTTGTTTAGTTCCAAGGACTTTCCCGGTGCAATTCCTGATCATCTTGTTGTGAGTCGGCAAATGCTTGAGGAACGCCCGGAAGCGGTGCAAGCTTTGGTCAATACGTGGTTTGATACGCTGGATTTCATGAATGAAAATTCGGACAAGTCTTTGCAAATTTTAGCCAAACGAGCAGGAGTTACCGTTGATGAATATAAGGACTATGATGCTGGAACGACTATTTTTAGTATCGAGGATAATTTAGCCGCGTTTGAACCGGGAGATGACATGACATCGCTGCCTTATGCGGCTCAAGAAATTAGTACATTTTTAGTCGAGAATGGTTTAATTGAACAAGCCCCAGATTTGGATAAACTCTTAGATGATCGCTTTGTCAAAGCCTATGCGGAAAAGCAGAAAACCTAA
- the glnA gene encoding type I glutamate--ammonia ligase: MPETPQEVLKMIQDQDIKIIDLKFIDMPGIWQHCSFYYDQIDESAFEDGVAFDGSSIRGWKAINESDMSMVPDPKTAWIDPFMKEKTLSMICSIKEPRTGEWYSRDPRTIAQKALDFLKSTGIGDITFFGPEAEFFIFEDVRFDQTESKGFYYVDSVEGRWNSGREEAGGNLGYKPRYKEGYFPVSPTDTMQDMRTEMLLTMAQCGVPIEKHHHEVASGGQNELGVRFAPIVEAGDFLMVYKYVVKNVAKKYGKTATFMPKPIFNDNGSGMHTHQSIWKNGKPLFFGDGYAGLSKMALHYIGGLLRHAPALLALTNPTTNSYKRLVPGFEAPVNLAYSQGNRSASIRIPLSGDNPKAKRMEFRCPDATCNPYIAFAAMLCAGLDGIKNEIDPGEPLDVDIYDLSPEELSKIPSTPGSLEAALEHLEQDHTFLTSTGVFTEDFIDNWIAYKLDNEINPMRLRPHPYEFSLYYDV; this comes from the coding sequence ATGCCAGAAACGCCACAAGAAGTCTTGAAAATGATTCAAGATCAAGACATTAAGATTATTGACCTCAAATTCATTGATATGCCAGGGATCTGGCAGCACTGCTCGTTTTACTACGATCAAATAGACGAAAGTGCTTTTGAAGATGGGGTAGCCTTCGACGGGTCAAGTATTCGCGGTTGGAAAGCCATTAACGAATCGGACATGTCAATGGTTCCCGATCCGAAAACGGCTTGGATCGACCCATTCATGAAAGAAAAAACCTTGAGCATGATCTGCTCGATTAAAGAACCCCGCACGGGTGAATGGTACAGCCGTGATCCCCGCACCATTGCCCAGAAAGCACTGGACTTTTTGAAGTCCACCGGAATTGGCGATATTACCTTTTTTGGTCCAGAAGCTGAGTTCTTTATCTTCGAGGATGTTCGCTTTGATCAAACAGAGAGCAAAGGGTTCTACTACGTAGATAGCGTGGAAGGGCGTTGGAATTCTGGACGGGAAGAAGCTGGCGGTAACCTGGGATATAAACCGCGCTACAAAGAAGGATATTTCCCCGTCTCACCTACGGATACGATGCAAGACATGCGTACCGAAATGCTGCTCACCATGGCTCAATGTGGTGTGCCAATTGAAAAGCATCACCACGAAGTTGCCTCTGGGGGACAGAACGAACTCGGTGTCCGTTTTGCACCAATCGTGGAAGCCGGTGACTTCTTGATGGTGTACAAATATGTGGTTAAAAATGTCGCCAAGAAGTATGGCAAAACTGCCACCTTTATGCCCAAGCCAATATTTAACGACAATGGTTCTGGGATGCACACTCACCAGTCCATCTGGAAGAATGGGAAACCCCTGTTCTTTGGCGATGGCTACGCTGGGTTGAGTAAGATGGCGTTGCATTACATCGGCGGTTTACTCAGACATGCGCCGGCTTTGTTAGCTTTAACCAACCCAACCACCAACTCCTACAAGCGCTTGGTGCCAGGGTTTGAAGCGCCTGTGAACTTGGCTTACTCCCAAGGAAACCGTTCCGCCTCCATCCGGATTCCCTTGTCTGGTGACAATCCTAAGGCGAAGCGGATGGAATTCCGTTGTCCTGATGCGACGTGTAATCCCTATATTGCTTTTGCGGCGATGTTGTGTGCAGGTTTGGATGGGATTAAGAATGAAATTGATCCGGGCGAACCGTTGGATGTGGATATCTATGACCTCTCGCCAGAGGAATTGAGCAAAATCCCATCAACTCCTGGTTCTCTGGAAGCTGCTTTAGAGCATTTGGAGCAGGATCATACCTTCTTAACCAGTACAGGTGTATTCACCGAAGACTTTATCGACAACTGGATTGCTTACAAACTCGACAATGAGATCAACCCGATGCGGTTGCGTCCTCATCCCTATGAGTTTTCCCTCTACTATGATGTCTAG
- the apcB gene encoding allophycocyanin subunit beta: protein MRDAITSLIRNYDISGRYLDRDAIDLLKSYFDSGTARIMAAAVINANAASIVKQAGSQLFEDVPELIRPGGNAYTTRRYAACLRDMDYYLRYASYALVAGSMDVLDERVLQGLRETYNSLGVPIAPTVRGIQIMKDILKEQVAATGVANTAFVDQPFDYMTRELSERDI from the coding sequence ATGCGGGATGCGATTACAAGCCTGATTAGAAACTACGATATTAGCGGTCGTTACCTTGATCGCGATGCGATCGATTTACTCAAATCTTACTTTGACAGTGGTACAGCCCGAATCATGGCAGCAGCAGTGATTAATGCCAATGCCGCCTCAATTGTCAAGCAGGCAGGATCGCAACTCTTTGAAGACGTCCCGGAACTGATTCGTCCGGGTGGTAATGCTTACACGACTCGTCGCTATGCTGCTTGTCTGCGGGATATGGACTATTATCTCCGCTATGCCAGTTATGCACTGGTTGCCGGGAGTATGGATGTCCTGGACGAACGAGTCTTGCAAGGTTTGCGGGAAACCTACAATTCGTTGGGGGTTCCCATCGCTCCGACTGTTCGCGGTATTCAAATTATGAAAGATATCCTGAAAGAACAAGTCGCCGCCACTGGAGTTGCTAATACGGCATTTGTGGATCAGCCATTTGACTACATGACTCGTGAATTGAGCGAACGCGATATTTAA
- a CDS encoding ABC transporter permease: MTRTPENLCTREVQSSPQTLKPTLFWRIAEDIPKSLTWTLMVLSIGIPFGLWWLVSHSGWVEPLFLPTPENVWQAIVSLWTSGDLPQDIVASVFRVLCGFLLAALISIPLGTFMGTFASIRALMEPIIGIVRYMPAPAFIPLLILYFGVGETPKILLIFIGTLFFNTLMIMDSVKFVPKELIETSYTLGGKRHQVLLNVIFPFILPSIIDACRVNIAASWNLVIVAELVAATEGLGRRISVAQRFLRTDQIFAGLIVIGLIGLSFDLLFRLLLRVSCKWTID; this comes from the coding sequence ATGACTCGAACTCCTGAAAATTTGTGTACAAGAGAGGTACAATCTTCTCCTCAAACACTGAAACCCACCCTATTTTGGCGCATTGCCGAAGATATTCCCAAATCCTTGACCTGGACATTGATGGTGTTGTCTATCGGTATTCCGTTTGGGTTATGGTGGCTAGTTTCTCATTCGGGGTGGGTTGAGCCTCTGTTTTTACCGACACCAGAGAATGTTTGGCAAGCGATTGTGTCACTTTGGACAAGTGGCGATTTGCCCCAGGATATTGTAGCAAGTGTATTTCGGGTTCTCTGTGGTTTTCTCCTCGCCGCGTTGATATCGATTCCATTGGGAACTTTCATGGGAACCTTTGCCAGTATTCGGGCGCTAATGGAACCGATTATTGGAATTGTGCGGTATATGCCTGCGCCAGCATTTATTCCGTTACTCATTTTATACTTTGGTGTTGGCGAAACCCCGAAAATTTTGCTGATTTTTATCGGCACTTTATTTTTTAATACACTGATGATCATGGATTCGGTGAAGTTTGTCCCCAAGGAGTTAATTGAAACATCTTATACGTTAGGGGGAAAACGCCATCAAGTTTTACTAAATGTTATTTTCCCCTTTATTCTGCCCAGCATCATTGATGCTTGTCGGGTCAACATTGCCGCCTCTTGGAATTTAGTGATTGTGGCAGAATTAGTGGCAGCAACTGAAGGCTTGGGACGTCGGATTAGTGTGGCGCAGCGGTTTCTGAGAACCGATCAAATTTTTGCTGGACTCATTGTGATTGGATTAATTGGTCTAAGCTTCGATTTATTATTTAGATTGTTGCTGCGAGTATCATGTAAATGGACTATAGATTGA
- a CDS encoding EamA family transporter, with protein MKIVLRSLENFFMNAYFALIISIMIGIGGQLSLKAGAMQGIGSKLFFLQPYILVGLSSYFCASLFYIFALREIPVSVAFPSVSISYVAVAFLAHLIWGEPFGIRQVIALGLIGLGIYTLNHSS; from the coding sequence ATTAAGATAGTTCTACGCTCATTGGAGAATTTTTTCATGAATGCCTATTTCGCTTTAATTATTTCGATTATGATTGGTATCGGTGGGCAACTAAGCCTTAAAGCTGGCGCTATGCAGGGTATTGGTAGTAAGCTTTTCTTTCTTCAACCCTACATTCTCGTTGGATTATCGTCTTATTTCTGTGCTTCTCTATTCTATATCTTTGCCCTTAGAGAAATCCCTGTTTCTGTGGCTTTTCCCAGCGTTTCGATTAGTTATGTGGCGGTGGCTTTTTTGGCTCATTTAATTTGGGGAGAACCGTTTGGCATCAGACAGGTTATCGCCCTAGGGTTGATTGGTCTGGGAATATACACATTAAATCATTCATCTTAG
- a CDS encoding CHASE2 domain-containing protein, which yields MNHWWQWLEKQRRKRIRRRRRSHSQPFWRPERIGLMLMAFWTIVGAGVTIWQGTLIQLAERQSQKWFIELRGPVVPPDDIVILAIDDQSLTASERYSNPVDPNKALVVELLTPPFPWKRTAYAEVLERLMAAGAKSVSFDLLFDLPSGYGAEDDQPFKQALTQYSDRVVLAAVYEDTIDPQGFTTFELYKPLPEIYPDSVQLGLVNFLPPEVDGNVYRLGNEYSREILQPLGLERIPSFAKATLDVANVSYPPPKGSQVFFYGTPTQNQGVFTTIPFWQV from the coding sequence ATGAATCACTGGTGGCAATGGCTGGAAAAACAACGACGAAAACGCATTCGACGACGCCGTCGGAGTCATTCCCAACCGTTTTGGCGTCCAGAACGAATTGGTTTGATGCTAATGGCATTCTGGACGATTGTTGGTGCTGGAGTAACGATTTGGCAGGGAACACTTATACAGCTAGCTGAACGGCAAAGCCAAAAGTGGTTCATTGAATTACGTGGACCCGTTGTACCGCCTGATGATATTGTAATTTTAGCGATTGATGATCAATCGTTGACGGCATCAGAACGCTACAGCAATCCCGTTGATCCGAATAAAGCCTTGGTTGTGGAGTTGCTAACACCACCGTTTCCCTGGAAGCGAACCGCTTATGCTGAGGTGCTTGAACGTTTAATGGCGGCGGGTGCTAAGTCAGTATCCTTTGATTTACTGTTTGATCTTCCCAGTGGGTATGGTGCTGAGGATGATCAGCCGTTTAAACAAGCATTAACTCAATATAGCGATCGCGTCGTGCTAGCGGCTGTCTACGAAGATACCATTGATCCCCAAGGGTTTACCACCTTTGAGTTGTATAAGCCGTTACCAGAAATTTATCCAGATTCGGTGCAACTGGGTTTAGTCAACTTTTTACCCCCAGAGGTGGATGGGAATGTGTATCGGCTGGGGAATGAATACAGCCGGGAAATTCTGCAACCGTTGGGATTAGAAAGGATTCCTTCATTTGCTAAAGCGACGTTAGACGTGGCAAATGTTAGCTATCCACCCCCAAAAGGGAGTCAGGTTTTCTTCTACGGAACCCCAACTCAGAATCAAGGTGTTTTTACTACCATTCCCTTTTGGCAGGTAT
- a CDS encoding adenylate/guanylate cyclase domain-containing protein: protein KIVLIGTTADEQNIGDFVPTPIQLNMPGIELHANAIATLMEGRSIAAAITNPRLEGLFVFVLVGGTAILLYKLPRRTAASLFWGLGMAGVWVGLAFLGYSSARLIFPIAVPAIAMTLNSFSYFTALFIGDQIEKRRFRSTLERYVAAPVVQEILKQHDDYQELLKGRKLKAAILFSDIRGFTTLSSQISPVRLVRQLNRYLNDMVEVILDAGGTVDKFIGDAVMAEFGCPVSEGEETDAMNAIRAALGMRKALHQLREEWRQEERIPLFNGIGINYGELIAGDIGSQRRREYAVIGDAVNVASRVEGLTKKFGTDILITDSLYQVVKDEVEVVSVGEEEVRGRAGTVKLYSLIGLKGESPQLYQQVQRDLQEFLQQKES, encoded by the coding sequence AAAATTGTCTTGATTGGCACAACAGCCGATGAGCAAAATATCGGTGATTTTGTGCCGACACCTATCCAGTTAAACATGCCAGGGATTGAGCTTCATGCTAACGCGATCGCAACGTTAATGGAAGGACGTTCAATCGCCGCCGCTATCACGAATCCAAGGCTAGAGGGATTGTTTGTGTTTGTCCTGGTTGGGGGAACCGCTATCCTGTTGTATAAACTGCCCCGACGTACTGCGGCAAGCTTGTTTTGGGGATTGGGGATGGCAGGGGTTTGGGTAGGACTAGCATTTTTAGGCTATAGCAGCGCCAGACTGATTTTTCCCATTGCCGTCCCTGCGATCGCGATGACCCTAAATAGTTTCTCCTACTTTACAGCACTTTTCATTGGGGATCAAATTGAAAAACGTCGCTTCCGCAGTACCTTAGAACGGTATGTCGCTGCACCTGTCGTTCAAGAAATTCTCAAGCAGCACGATGATTATCAGGAATTACTAAAAGGACGTAAATTAAAAGCCGCTATTTTATTCTCCGACATTCGCGGCTTTACCACCCTATCCTCCCAAATTTCACCTGTCCGATTAGTGCGACAACTGAATCGATATCTCAATGACATGGTTGAGGTGATTTTAGATGCTGGCGGTACCGTGGATAAATTCATTGGGGATGCGGTAATGGCTGAGTTTGGTTGTCCGGTATCTGAGGGGGAAGAAACCGATGCGATGAATGCCATTCGTGCGGCATTAGGGATGCGAAAAGCCTTGCATCAGCTACGCGAGGAATGGCGTCAGGAAGAACGAATTCCGTTATTTAATGGGATTGGGATTAATTATGGGGAATTAATTGCTGGGGATATTGGTTCTCAGCGTCGTCGAGAATATGCGGTGATTGGTGATGCGGTGAATGTAGCCAGTCGAGTAGAGGGGTTAACGAAGAAATTTGGCACAGATATTTTGATTACCGATTCTCTGTATCAAGTTGTCAAAGATGAGGTTGAGGTGGTGTCGGTAGGGGAAGAAGAAGTGCGAGGACGAGCGGGAACGGTGAAATTATATAGTTTAATTGGGTTAAAGG
- a CDS encoding OmpA family protein, which yields MSKRDNPLVLILALAATLGLIGGGLWVLRKAAPDLVPNLSSQTQTKAAKGELRILGDTFSGYSTFRSQPFQEALEEVGLKLRYQDEFDQAKRAELLNQGKADLLVTTLDQFLQQQPEGQIIGLIDRTVGADAVVLNTKKYPNLKSLLDLKGLVEQERSQGRQLTLTFAGDTPSEYLALVLSTKFEAFKLADFQVEKVADASEAWQLLQDPNQNVAVAVIWEPYVTQAKKQGHTVVLSSQDAPQAIVDVIVASNRLIESQPEKISELLEAYYRRIDVNVREPSQLKTQIAEDGELSSSEASAVLQGIDFFTASEAQQWMSDNILEKRIGSTAAVLVLAGRLNDVPQAPQSLFSPQFLTKAATNTETLISLVRADNPELADRLSGKGETVAAVPQVSAQQITAAPDIGNLEVRGEVKFGVGSATLTSQGQQTLNQLTNEIQEFNPQTLAVRVIGHTSKTGAATLNQTLSQQRAQVVVNYLKNRGLKHNFVAEGKGFNQPLSGIPPTDPRQQRTEIRLVRVN from the coding sequence ATGAGTAAACGCGATAATCCGCTAGTATTGATTTTAGCTTTAGCCGCTACCTTGGGTCTGATTGGAGGTGGTCTGTGGGTGTTGAGGAAGGCGGCACCTGATCTAGTTCCTAATCTGTCAAGTCAGACTCAAACCAAAGCCGCCAAAGGTGAACTGAGGATTCTGGGAGATACATTCAGCGGCTATAGCACATTTCGCAGTCAGCCGTTTCAAGAAGCATTAGAAGAGGTTGGGCTGAAACTGCGCTATCAAGATGAGTTTGATCAAGCTAAACGGGCTGAATTATTGAATCAGGGAAAAGCCGATTTATTAGTCACGACATTAGATCAGTTCCTGCAACAACAACCCGAAGGACAAATTATTGGCTTGATTGACCGCACGGTAGGCGCTGATGCCGTTGTGCTGAATACGAAGAAATATCCAAACCTTAAGTCACTCTTAGATCTTAAGGGATTAGTTGAGCAAGAGCGATCGCAAGGACGACAGTTAACCCTCACCTTTGCCGGCGATACCCCCAGTGAGTACCTGGCGCTGGTGTTGAGTACCAAGTTTGAGGCGTTTAAGCTAGCTGATTTTCAAGTCGAAAAAGTCGCTGATGCGTCTGAGGCGTGGCAACTTTTACAAGATCCCAATCAGAATGTGGCGGTGGCGGTGATTTGGGAACCCTATGTCACCCAAGCCAAAAAACAAGGGCATACTGTCGTTTTATCGAGTCAGGATGCACCCCAAGCGATTGTGGATGTGATTGTGGCATCCAATCGCTTGATTGAGTCTCAACCTGAGAAAATTTCAGAATTACTGGAAGCCTACTATCGCCGGATTGATGTAAATGTTCGCGAACCCTCCCAATTAAAAACGCAAATCGCAGAAGATGGGGAATTATCTTCTAGTGAAGCTAGTGCCGTTTTACAGGGAATTGACTTTTTTACTGCCTCTGAAGCCCAGCAATGGATGAGTGATAATATCCTAGAAAAACGGATTGGTTCCACCGCCGCCGTATTAGTTTTAGCCGGTCGATTAAATGATGTTCCGCAAGCCCCCCAGAGCTTATTTTCACCTCAGTTTCTTACCAAAGCCGCAACTAATACCGAAACCTTAATTAGCTTAGTGCGTGCCGATAACCCAGAATTGGCAGACCGACTATCGGGCAAGGGAGAAACCGTTGCTGCTGTGCCGCAAGTCTCCGCCCAACAGATTACCGCCGCCCCGGATATTGGCAACTTAGAAGTGCGAGGCGAAGTTAAATTTGGTGTCGGTTCAGCAACATTAACCAGTCAAGGGCAACAAACCCTGAATCAGTTAACCAATGAAATTCAGGAGTTTAATCCCCAAACTTTAGCCGTGCGGGTGATTGGTCATACCTCGAAAACAGGAGCAGCAACGCTTAACCAAACCTTAAGTCAACAACGCGCCCAAGTTGTGGTGAACTATCTCAAAAATCGTGGTCTTAAGCATAACTTTGTCGCAGAAGGCAAAGGCTTTAATCAACCCCTGTCAGGCATTCCTCCAACTGATCCCCGTCAACAGCGTACAGAAATACGCTTAGTTCGGGTTAACTAA
- a CDS encoding pyridoxal phosphate-dependent aminotransferase, which yields MQLAARVGQVSPSLTLAISAKAKAMKADGLDVCSFSAGEPDFDTPAHIKAAAKQALDQGKTKYGPAAGEPKLRQAIANKLRQDNGLEYQPENIIVTNGGKHSLFGLMQALIEPGDDVIIPAPYWLSYPEMVKLAGGTPIIVQTDASTGYKITSEQLQAAITPQTKLFILNSPSNPTGMVYTPEELKALAQVIVERDILVVSDEIYEKILYDGAQHLSIGAIGSDIFQRTITSNGFAKAYSMTGWRVGYLAGAVDLIKAVTTIQSHSTSNVCTFAQYGAIAALENPQDCVEEMRLAFAKRRQVIYERLNNISGIRCSQPNGAFYVFADISKTGLQSLEFCNRLLEAEKVATVPGIAFGVDNCIRLSYATDMPSIEKGMDRLEKFVRQLS from the coding sequence ATGCAGTTAGCAGCACGAGTTGGTCAAGTCTCTCCCTCTCTCACTCTAGCGATTTCCGCGAAAGCTAAGGCAATGAAAGCCGATGGCTTGGATGTGTGTAGTTTCAGCGCAGGGGAACCCGATTTTGATACCCCGGCTCATATTAAGGCGGCGGCGAAACAAGCCCTAGATCAGGGGAAAACCAAATATGGACCCGCCGCTGGGGAACCGAAATTACGGCAAGCGATCGCGAATAAACTGCGCCAAGATAATGGGTTAGAGTACCAGCCGGAGAATATCATTGTCACCAATGGCGGTAAACATTCCCTGTTTGGTTTGATGCAAGCGCTGATTGAACCGGGGGATGACGTGATTATTCCCGCCCCCTATTGGCTTTCCTATCCGGAAATGGTCAAACTGGCAGGGGGTACACCAATCATTGTGCAAACGGATGCGTCAACGGGGTATAAAATCACCTCAGAGCAACTCCAGGCGGCGATTACGCCCCAAACCAAGCTATTTATCCTCAATTCCCCCTCGAACCCTACAGGGATGGTATATACCCCAGAGGAACTCAAAGCCCTCGCCCAAGTGATTGTGGAACGGGATATTCTAGTCGTCTCGGATGAAATTTATGAAAAGATTCTTTACGATGGCGCTCAACATTTGAGTATTGGTGCTATTGGATCAGATATCTTTCAGCGCACGATTACCAGTAATGGGTTTGCCAAAGCCTACTCGATGACAGGTTGGCGTGTGGGGTATTTAGCGGGTGCTGTGGATTTAATTAAGGCAGTTACCACGATTCAAAGCCACAGTACCTCTAATGTTTGTACCTTTGCTCAGTATGGCGCGATCGCAGCCCTGGAAAATCCCCAAGACTGTGTAGAAGAAATGCGCCTTGCCTTTGCTAAACGCCGACAAGTCATATACGAACGCCTGAATAATATTTCGGGAATTCGTTGTTCTCAACCCAATGGGGCGTTCTACGTCTTTGCCGATATTAGCAAAACTGGACTCCAATCCCTGGAGTTTTGTAATCGCCTTTTAGAGGCTGAGAAAGTCGCGACAGTTCCCGGTATTGCCTTTGGTGTCGATAACTGTATCCGTCTGTCCTATGCTACTGATATGCCATCCATTGAAAAGGGTATGGATCGATTGGAGAAATTTGTTCGCCAGTTAAGTTAA
- a CDS encoding ABC transporter ATP-binding protein, which yields MTQLTVSQLYKQFSTRKDVTVALKDINMHIETGEFVSVVGASGSGKSTLLRLIAGLDQATAGEICVDGVRVTGPGSDRGMVFQSYTLYPWMTVANNVGFGLKLQGLSAAQRRQHVSYYLEVVGLSKFAKALPKELSGGMKQRVAIARALACQPKVLLLDEPFGALDVQTREAMQQFLLQLWQRTGTTILMITHDVGEAVFLSQRIYVLTTQPGTIQGELRIDLPRDRVTNNSDGRRLKIKRLSAFQNYTDQIIELLTDQPEAALLRS from the coding sequence ATGACCCAACTAACTGTTTCTCAACTTTATAAACAATTCTCCACTCGTAAGGATGTCACAGTTGCCCTTAAAGATATCAATATGCACATTGAAACGGGTGAATTTGTGAGTGTAGTTGGTGCATCGGGTTCTGGTAAATCGACGTTATTACGTCTAATTGCTGGATTGGATCAAGCAACGGCTGGTGAAATCTGCGTGGATGGTGTGCGAGTGACTGGACCTGGTTCAGATCGAGGGATGGTGTTTCAAAGTTATACTCTCTACCCCTGGATGACGGTAGCTAATAATGTGGGATTTGGTTTAAAGTTACAGGGATTATCCGCAGCACAACGACGGCAGCACGTATCCTATTATTTAGAGGTTGTGGGATTATCAAAGTTTGCTAAAGCACTACCCAAAGAACTATCCGGGGGAATGAAACAACGAGTCGCGATCGCGCGGGCGTTAGCCTGTCAACCGAAAGTCTTACTCCTGGATGAACCCTTTGGCGCGTTAGATGTGCAAACCCGCGAAGCCATGCAGCAATTCCTGCTGCAATTATGGCAACGAACGGGTACAACGATTTTGATGATTACCCATGATGTAGGGGAAGCGGTGTTTCTCTCCCAACGCATCTATGTGCTGACGACGCAACCGGGTACAATTCAAGGGGAATTGAGAATTGATTTACCGCGCGATCGCGTAACTAATAATTCTGATGGACGTAGGCTGAAAATTAAGCGTTTGTCGGCGTTTCAAAACTACACCGATCAGATTATTGAGTTACTCACCGATCAACCAGAAGCTGCACTTTTGCGGAGCTGA
- a CDS encoding universal stress protein — translation MTYKRILVALDHSAQTEGIFTQALDLAKQEKAALMLFHCLLVENQGVGFYGDMFGRELVDFSRRMQEKMRKETDETQKWLAGYCQKATDEGVATEWTCKIGDAGSAIRDLVKSWDADLVVIGRRGRRGLTEVLLGSVSNHVLHHVPCSVLVVQGVANETSAT, via the coding sequence ATGACCTATAAAAGAATATTAGTCGCCCTTGACCATTCTGCTCAAACTGAGGGAATCTTTACCCAAGCCCTCGATCTAGCCAAACAAGAAAAGGCAGCATTGATGCTCTTTCATTGTCTGCTTGTAGAAAACCAAGGTGTAGGTTTTTATGGAGATATGTTTGGTAGAGAATTGGTTGACTTCTCCCGTCGTATGCAAGAAAAAATGAGAAAGGAAACGGATGAAACTCAGAAATGGCTAGCTGGCTATTGCCAGAAGGCAACAGATGAAGGTGTGGCAACAGAATGGACGTGTAAAATTGGAGATGCTGGGAGTGCAATTCGAGATTTGGTAAAAAGTTGGGATGCTGATTTAGTAGTTATTGGTCGTCGAGGTCGTCGGGGTTTAACTGAAGTGCTTTTAGGCAGTGTCAGTAATCATGTGCTTCACCATGTTCCTTGTTCTGTTTTAGTGGTGCAAGGGGTTGCGAATGAAACGTCGGCAACCTAA